The Methanomethylovorans hollandica DSM 15978 genome includes a region encoding these proteins:
- a CDS encoding ORF6N domain-containing protein: protein MGGSELIVPEQIQSRIYTIRGLQVTLDEDLAALYHVETRVLNQAVKRNKDRFPEQFCFQLTTGEYERLRSQIVILENDEEFSNWKSQIVMSDEDHGIAKCDTFKTACGRVSEEFGFQLSAKEYNNLRSQNATIEHVFKKEYFNFSKSCTASGLYWMKLRSNLLRNIARLEGMK, encoded by the coding sequence ATGGGTGGAAGTGAACTGATAGTACCGGAACAGATCCAAAGCCGGATCTACACGATTCGAGGCTTACAGGTGACGCTGGATGAGGATCTGGCAGCTCTCTATCATGTTGAGACCAGAGTATTGAACCAAGCGGTCAAAAGGAACAAAGACAGGTTTCCGGAGCAGTTCTGTTTTCAACTGACCACCGGGGAATATGAGCGTTTAAGATCACAAATTGTGATCTTAGAGAATGATGAAGAATTTTCGAACTGGAAATCACAGATTGTGATGTCCGATGAAGACCATGGCATCGCAAAATGCGATACCTTCAAAACAGCATGCGGGCGCGTTTCTGAAGAATTTGGGTTTCAACTGTCTGCAAAGGAATACAATAATTTAAGGTCGCAAAATGCGACCATAGAACACGTTTTTAAAAAAGAATACTTTAATTTCTCAAAAAGTTGTACTGCTTCCGGTCTGTACTGGATGAAATTGCGAAGCAACCTGCTACGCAATATTGCGAGGCTGGAGGGGATGAAGTGA
- a CDS encoding restriction endonuclease subunit S, with translation MTGEWKETELGDILVEKGYIRGPFGSSLKRGEMKDSGVPVYEQKNAIYNSRDFRFFIDEDKFHELKRFQVRTNDLIISCSGTVGKISIIKEEDPKGIISQALLTLRVNTKKIELLYLYYFLSSRQGFALLTQASHGSVQINIAERKVVESIPLLLPPLPEQRAIASVLSSLDDKIDLLHRQNKTLEAMAETLFRQWFVEEADEGWEEGTLGDVIDLFYGKGLKNEIRTGTGYPVIGSSGIVGYHSEFLVEGPGIVIGRKGTLGKVIYLWDNFFPIDTTYYVKSKVESAGLLYEYFLLKTLSFEEMDSDSAVPGLNRNLALSTEIKIAPLDKLNQFNQFSSTFIDKLRKNTKQIHTLEKMRDTLLPKLMSGEVRVECEDVG, from the coding sequence GTGACGGGGGAGTGGAAGGAAACTGAACTTGGTGATATTCTCGTTGAAAAAGGATATATTCGTGGTCCTTTTGGTTCCTCTCTTAAGCGTGGAGAAATGAAAGATTCTGGGGTACCGGTCTACGAACAGAAAAATGCAATATACAATAGTCGTGATTTCCGATTCTTTATAGATGAGGATAAATTTCACGAACTTAAAAGATTTCAAGTAAGGACGAATGATTTGATAATTAGCTGTTCCGGTACAGTTGGCAAAATCTCAATTATTAAAGAAGAAGATCCAAAGGGAATAATTAGCCAAGCATTACTAACTTTGAGGGTAAATACAAAAAAAATAGAACTCTTATATCTATATTATTTTTTATCTTCAAGGCAAGGGTTTGCATTACTCACACAAGCTTCCCATGGTTCTGTTCAGATTAATATTGCAGAAAGAAAAGTTGTTGAAAGCATTCCACTGCTTCTCCCCCCTCTCCCCGAACAGCGCGCCATCGCCTCCGTGCTTTCCAGCCTCGACGACAAGATAGACCTGCTCCACCGCCAGAACAAGACTCTTGAGGCTATGGCGGAAACGCTGTTCAGGCAGTGGTTTGTGGAGGAGGCTGATGAGGGGTGGGAAGAAGGTACATTGGGTGATGTTATTGATCTTTTTTATGGTAAAGGCTTGAAAAATGAAATAAGAACAGGTACAGGTTATCCAGTAATTGGTTCAAGTGGTATTGTTGGCTATCACTCTGAATTTTTGGTTGAAGGTCCCGGAATTGTTATTGGAAGAAAAGGCACTCTTGGAAAGGTTATTTACTTATGGGATAACTTTTTCCCAATTGACACTACATATTATGTTAAATCTAAAGTTGAATCTGCAGGATTGTTGTATGAGTACTTCTTATTAAAGACACTCAGCTTTGAAGAAATGGACTCAGATTCAGCAGTCCCTGGATTAAATAGAAACCTCGCTCTGTCTACAGAAATTAAAATTGCACCTTTAGATAAATTGAACCAGTTCAACCAATTTAGTTCAACATTCATAGATAAATTAAGAAAGAATACAAAGCAAATCCACACCCTCGAAAAAATGCGGGATACGCTGCTGCCTAAATTGATGAGCGGGGAAGTGAGGGTGGAATGTGAGGATGTGGGATAG
- a CDS encoding virulence RhuM family protein, with amino-acid sequence MNKNHLSSNQSDFILYTSNDGNVKAEVRLQDETIWLTQKSIGELFGKSKATISEHIKKIYAEGELQMDSTVRNFRTVQMEGSRQVERDLEYYNLDVIISVGYRVNSFQATQFRIWATRTLKEYIIKGFVLDDERLKQGKQVFGRDYFEELLERIREIRASERRFYQKITDIYTLSADYDKNAPQTKEFFATVQNKLHWAITGKTAAEIIYDSADATKLHMGLTNWKHAPDGKILKSDVSVAKNYLGEAHIRELNRLVSAYLDLAENRAQRHILMKMQEWSEFLHNFLELSSYPILKDKGRVSALEAKLKAEQEYEEYRVTQDKNYISDFDREVRRIMESTDDYN; translated from the coding sequence ATGAATAAAAACCACCTTTCCAGCAACCAGTCAGATTTCATCCTCTACACCTCAAATGACGGGAACGTAAAGGCGGAAGTCAGATTACAGGATGAAACTATATGGCTGACTCAGAAATCGATCGGTGAGCTGTTCGGAAAATCAAAAGCAACGATTAGCGAGCATATTAAAAAAATATATGCGGAAGGGGAATTACAGATGGATTCAACTGTTCGGAATTTCCGAACAGTTCAGATGGAAGGATCGAGGCAGGTGGAAAGAGACTTGGAATACTACAACCTCGATGTCATCATATCGGTTGGCTACCGTGTCAACAGTTTCCAGGCAACCCAATTCCGCATCTGGGCGACCCGGACCCTGAAGGAATACATCATCAAAGGGTTCGTATTGGACGATGAACGGCTCAAGCAGGGGAAGCAGGTTTTCGGCAGGGACTATTTCGAGGAACTCCTTGAGAGGATCAGGGAGATCCGTGCAAGCGAGCGGCGGTTCTACCAGAAGATCACCGACATCTACACACTTTCTGCGGATTATGACAAAAATGCACCGCAAACAAAGGAATTCTTTGCCACGGTACAGAACAAGCTGCACTGGGCAATCACCGGGAAAACGGCGGCAGAGATCATTTATGATTCAGCGGATGCAACAAAGTTACACATGGGCCTGACAAACTGGAAACATGCACCCGACGGGAAAATACTGAAATCCGATGTATCAGTTGCCAAGAACTACCTCGGGGAAGCCCATATCAGGGAACTGAACAGGCTTGTCTCTGCCTATCTCGACCTCGCAGAAAACCGTGCACAACGCCACATCCTCATGAAAATGCAGGAATGGAGCGAATTCCTCCATAACTTCCTTGAACTGTCCAGCTATCCGATACTGAAGGACAAAGGCAGGGTCAGCGCATTAGAAGCAAAACTGAAAGCCGAACAGGAATACGAAGAATACCGGGTAACACAGGATAAAAATTATATCTCCGACTTTGACAGAGAGGTCCGGCGCATCATGGAGAGTACGGATGACTACAACTAA
- a CDS encoding type I restriction endonuclease subunit R, whose protein sequence is MSMNKITESGIEKFAIELLEHQGYRYVYAPDIAPDSDTPERDRFEDVLLLERLRTAVGRINPNVPADAREDAIRQVRRLNSPELISNNETFHRMLTEGINVSYQKDGNDRGDLVWLIDFNDTENNEFLVANQFTVIENDVNKRPDIILFVNGLPLVVIELKNPADENATVRSAFRQLQTYKQTIPSLFAYNGFMVISDGLEARSGSLSAGFTRFMTWKSSDGRVEASPLIGQLETLIKGMLEKTTLLDILRHFIVFEKSKKEDSTTGIITIRTVKKLASYHQYYAVNRAVESTLRASGYVAKEKWDWNTLGIQHESPESYGLPGVKKQPVGDRKGGVIWHTQGSGKSLSMVFYAGKIVLAMDNPTIVVITDRNDLDDQLFDTFAASKQLLRQEPVQAENRNHLKELLNVVSGGIVFTTIQKFQPEEGNVYPQLSDRENIIVIADEAHRTQYGFRAKHVDVKDEQGNVIGKKIVYGFAKYTRDALPNATFLGFTGTPIEKTDVNTPAVFGNYVDIYDISQSIEDGATVKIYYESRLAKVALSSEGKKLVAELDEELDKEDLAETQKIKAKWTQLEALIGSEARIKQIAQDIVTHFGQRQEVFEGKGMIVTMSRRIAADLYEEMIRVKPQWHSDDLRKGAIKVVMTSASSDGPRISKHHTTKDQRRVLAERMKDPEDELQLVIVRDMWLTGFDVPCLHTMYIDKPMKGHTLMQAIARVNRVYKDKPGSLIVDYLGIASDLKEALSFYSDSGGKGDPAVLQEKAVQLMLEKLEIVSQMFHGFAFEDYFEADTSRKLSIILEAEEHILGLENGKKRYIDEVTALSKTFSLAIPHEQAMDVKDEISFYQAVKARLVKFDSTGIGKTDEEIETAIRQVIDKALVTERVIDVFDAAGIKKPDISILSEDFLAEVRNMEHKNLAMEVLKKLLNDEIRARTKKNLVQSRSLMEMLENSIVRYHNKVLTAAEVIEELIKLSKEIKRMDKEPQEMGLSEFEYAFYTAIADNESAREVMQKEQLRELAVVLFEKVKQNASIDWTIKESVRAKLKVIVKRTLRQYGYPPDMQALATETVLRQAELIADEITKDV, encoded by the coding sequence ATGTCCATGAATAAGATCACAGAGTCCGGAATAGAAAAATTCGCCATCGAACTCCTGGAACATCAGGGATACCGGTACGTCTATGCTCCTGACATCGCCCCGGACAGCGACACTCCCGAACGGGACAGGTTCGAAGATGTGCTGTTGTTGGAGCGCCTGCGCACAGCCGTCGGCCGGATTAATCCCAACGTACCGGCAGATGCAAGGGAAGACGCCATCCGGCAGGTCCGGCGCCTGAATTCGCCAGAACTCATATCCAACAACGAGACGTTTCACAGGATGCTCACAGAGGGCATAAATGTAAGCTACCAAAAAGACGGAAATGACAGAGGCGACCTGGTCTGGCTCATTGATTTTAACGATACTGAAAATAACGAATTCCTTGTTGCCAATCAATTCACTGTCATTGAGAACGATGTGAACAAACGTCCGGATATCATTCTTTTTGTCAATGGTCTGCCACTTGTGGTTATCGAGCTCAAGAATCCCGCAGATGAGAACGCAACCGTAAGATCTGCATTCAGGCAGCTGCAGACCTATAAACAAACCATCCCATCTTTATTTGCATACAACGGTTTCATGGTCATCTCCGACGGGCTGGAAGCCAGGTCAGGTTCCCTCTCCGCCGGATTCACCCGGTTCATGACATGGAAAAGCTCGGACGGCAGAGTCGAAGCCTCACCGCTCATCGGACAGCTTGAAACACTAATTAAAGGGATGCTTGAAAAAACCACACTCCTGGATATTCTCCGGCATTTCATCGTTTTTGAAAAATCAAAAAAAGAAGACTCTACGACCGGTATCATCACCATCCGGACCGTGAAGAAGCTCGCTTCATATCATCAGTACTATGCAGTTAACCGGGCGGTGGAATCAACGCTCCGGGCATCGGGTTATGTTGCAAAGGAGAAGTGGGACTGGAATACTTTAGGTATACAGCATGAAAGTCCCGAAAGCTATGGTCTTCCCGGAGTGAAAAAACAGCCCGTAGGGGACCGCAAAGGCGGCGTCATCTGGCACACCCAGGGAAGCGGCAAATCCCTTTCCATGGTATTCTACGCAGGGAAGATCGTACTCGCAATGGATAACCCCACCATCGTGGTGATCACCGACAGGAACGATCTTGACGATCAGCTTTTTGACACCTTCGCCGCTTCAAAGCAACTCCTCAGACAAGAGCCTGTACAGGCAGAGAACAGGAACCATTTAAAAGAACTCCTGAACGTCGTATCAGGCGGCATCGTATTTACCACCATCCAGAAGTTCCAGCCCGAAGAAGGCAACGTCTACCCGCAACTCTCAGACCGGGAAAACATCATTGTGATAGCTGACGAAGCACACCGGACACAATACGGCTTCAGGGCAAAACATGTTGACGTTAAAGATGAGCAGGGAAACGTGATCGGCAAAAAGATCGTTTACGGTTTCGCTAAATACACACGTGATGCCCTTCCCAATGCCACTTTCCTTGGTTTTACCGGTACGCCCATAGAGAAAACAGACGTGAACACGCCTGCTGTTTTTGGTAATTATGTTGACATCTATGATATCTCGCAATCTATTGAGGACGGCGCCACGGTAAAGATATATTATGAGAGCAGGCTGGCAAAAGTCGCTCTGAGCAGTGAAGGAAAAAAGCTTGTCGCGGAACTGGATGAAGAGCTGGATAAAGAAGACCTTGCAGAGACCCAGAAGATCAAAGCGAAGTGGACCCAGCTGGAAGCCTTGATAGGCAGTGAAGCCCGGATAAAACAGATAGCCCAGGATATTGTAACCCACTTCGGACAACGACAGGAAGTGTTCGAAGGCAAAGGTATGATCGTTACAATGTCACGAAGGATAGCTGCCGACCTGTATGAGGAGATGATCAGAGTAAAACCGCAATGGCACAGCGACGATCTCCGCAAAGGTGCCATCAAGGTGGTTATGACCTCCGCATCCTCCGACGGTCCCAGAATATCGAAACATCATACAACTAAAGATCAAAGAAGGGTTTTGGCAGAACGAATGAAAGACCCGGAGGACGAACTGCAACTGGTGATAGTCCGGGATATGTGGCTAACGGGTTTCGATGTTCCGTGTCTCCACACAATGTACATCGACAAGCCAATGAAAGGTCATACCCTCATGCAGGCCATCGCACGGGTAAACCGCGTCTATAAAGACAAGCCCGGCAGCCTGATAGTTGATTATCTGGGAATAGCCTCCGACCTCAAGGAAGCCTTATCCTTCTACTCTGATAGCGGAGGGAAGGGCGATCCTGCTGTCCTTCAGGAAAAAGCAGTTCAGTTAATGCTTGAGAAACTGGAGATCGTATCCCAGATGTTCCATGGATTTGCCTTTGAGGATTACTTTGAAGCGGATACATCCAGAAAGCTGTCAATCATACTTGAAGCGGAAGAACATATCCTGGGTCTGGAAAATGGCAAAAAAAGGTATATTGATGAAGTAACTGCTTTATCAAAGACATTTTCCCTTGCTATCCCGCATGAACAGGCAATGGATGTAAAGGATGAGATATCGTTCTATCAGGCAGTAAAAGCCAGGCTTGTAAAATTTGACAGTACCGGCATCGGAAAAACAGACGAGGAAATTGAAACTGCGATCAGACAGGTTATTGATAAGGCCCTTGTTACCGAACGGGTGATAGATGTATTTGATGCGGCCGGGATTAAAAAACCGGATATTTCCATATTGTCAGAAGATTTCCTTGCAGAAGTCCGGAATATGGAACACAAAAACCTAGCCATGGAAGTCCTGAAAAAGTTGCTCAATGATGAAATAAGAGCCCGCACAAAGAAGAACCTTGTTCAGAGCAGGTCATTAATGGAAATGCTGGAAAATTCCATCGTCAGATATCATAACAAGGTCTTAACTGCAGCTGAGGTTATCGAGGAATTAATCAAACTCAGTAAAGAGATCAAACGGATGGACAAAGAGCCTCAGGAAATGGGTTTGTCTGAATTCGAATATGCCTTTTACACGGCAATTGCGGATAATGAAAGTGCCAGAGAAGTAATGCAAAAAGAGCAATTGAGAGAATTAGCTGTTGTTTTATTTGAAAAGGTAAAACAAAACGCATCCATCGACTGGACAATTAAAGAAAGCGTCAGGGCTAAATTAAAAGTAATTGTAAAAAGGACCCTGCGACAATATGGTTATCCACCTGATATGCAGGCACTGGCTACGGAAACCGTGCTCAGGCAGGCGGAATTGATCGCAGATGAAATAACAAAGGATGTTTAA